Proteins encoded in a region of the bacterium genome:
- a CDS encoding YCF48-related protein, producing the protein MKLRYFVTLLSTPVIFLLSTPTLFAQGWEWQNPLPQGNRLYAVDMLNDSTGWIAGEMGVAFKTTDYGVSWSLVNLDTQNAFLSIAHSSPTSIWFHSSRSIQHTTDGGETWRTKLYAIPHDIIANFSYFDSLNLYASNQYGLLFHSSNGGNSWDTLNCFPAVGWMMGIDCTSDSIVWIVGSEVNRSTDCGRTWAVMDSGVNWGGMLYCVSFSDINHGWVAGSNRLYKTINGGLSWVQINSGINYEIKKISCVSDDVVWLFSQSSFGICEVSHTTNGGTSWITQRQITNTILGIHGLSENAAWIVGWNGHIKRTTNHGVNWTQVSRGVQNNLFSIAVVNSNTVCAVGDSGIVLITTNRGQNWNVVTRLNASRNYSVHFIDSAYGWVSCSNGRLGTTTDGGITWETRYINTTQALTSVNFTDRQNGWVVGSGGVVFHTSDGGENWISQTSNFSVTLNKVCFLDQLHGWAISIRGTILRTTDGGTTWNTQWTVYENSPNVLSDICFSDSLHGWIVGGYEEYESGIDYSVYLTTTDGGNTWIPNNINSGVLQSVYFSDPENGWLFNEYSAYHTTNHGQTWSNVFLGSSYLYESDFVNPNTGWVVGTGGTIRFTTDETSEFVSLEYIQLPSKITLHPNYPNPFNASTSISYSLPLSGAVELKVFDLNGREVQSLYQGYQRPGTYRLSYNATGLPSGTYFYRLQTGEQSQTRKMILMK; encoded by the coding sequence ATGAAACTTCGATACTTCGTAACTCTCCTCAGTACTCCAGTAATTTTCCTCCTTTCTACCCCAACTCTGTTTGCGCAGGGGTGGGAGTGGCAAAATCCTCTTCCACAAGGGAATAGGTTGTACGCAGTGGATATGTTAAACGACAGTACTGGTTGGATTGCCGGTGAGATGGGTGTTGCTTTCAAAACAACAGATTATGGAGTTTCGTGGTCATTAGTGAATCTTGATACACAAAATGCATTTTTGAGTATCGCACATTCTAGCCCTACATCTATATGGTTTCATAGTTCCCGTTCTATTCAACATACAACAGATGGTGGAGAGACTTGGAGAACCAAGTTGTATGCGATTCCACATGATATAATCGCAAACTTTTCTTATTTTGATTCACTTAATTTATATGCATCAAATCAGTACGGTCTTCTTTTTCATTCATCGAACGGCGGAAATAGTTGGGATACTTTAAACTGTTTTCCAGCAGTAGGTTGGATGATGGGTATTGATTGTACAAGTGATAGCATAGTATGGATTGTAGGAAGCGAAGTTAATCGCTCAACAGATTGTGGAAGAACTTGGGCTGTCATGGATTCTGGTGTTAACTGGGGAGGAATGCTCTACTGTGTTTCGTTCTCCGATATCAATCACGGTTGGGTAGCAGGGTCTAATCGGTTATACAAAACAATAAATGGAGGTCTTTCTTGGGTTCAGATCAACTCAGGTATTAACTACGAGATTAAAAAGATCTCATGTGTAAGTGACGATGTTGTTTGGTTGTTCTCACAATCCAGCTTCGGTATATGTGAAGTATCTCATACAACGAATGGAGGTACAAGTTGGATAACACAACGACAAATAACAAATACAATTTTAGGAATACATGGATTGAGTGAAAACGCTGCATGGATTGTTGGATGGAATGGACACATTAAAAGAACTACCAATCATGGAGTTAACTGGACTCAAGTGTCTCGGGGAGTACAAAATAATTTATTTTCGATTGCAGTTGTCAACTCTAATACAGTGTGTGCTGTTGGAGATTCAGGAATTGTTCTGATAACAACGAATCGTGGACAGAACTGGAATGTTGTCACTAGATTGAACGCAAGTCGTAACTATAGCGTTCATTTCATCGATTCAGCTTATGGGTGGGTTTCTTGTTCAAATGGTAGATTAGGAACTACGACTGATGGTGGAATTACTTGGGAGACCCGCTACATTAACACAACACAAGCTCTTACTTCTGTTAATTTTACCGATCGACAAAATGGCTGGGTTGTAGGCAGTGGCGGAGTTGTTTTTCACACCTCAGATGGTGGAGAAAACTGGATATCGCAAACAAGTAATTTTAGCGTCACTTTAAACAAAGTATGTTTCCTTGATCAACTACATGGGTGGGCAATTAGCATAAGAGGTACTATACTTCGTACAACCGATGGAGGTACTACTTGGAATACTCAATGGACTGTGTATGAAAACAGTCCAAATGTATTGTCAGATATATGTTTTTCGGATAGTTTACACGGTTGGATTGTTGGGGGATATGAAGAATATGAATCTGGTATCGATTATAGTGTCTACTTAACAACTACTGATGGAGGAAACACTTGGATTCCTAACAACATAAATTCTGGAGTACTTCAAAGCGTCTATTTCTCAGATCCAGAAAACGGTTGGTTGTTTAACGAATACAGCGCATATCACACAACCAATCATGGGCAAACATGGTCAAATGTATTTCTTGGTTCCAGTTATCTTTATGAGTCAGATTTCGTTAATCCAAACACCGGTTGGGTAGTCGGAACTGGTGGTACTATTCGTTTCACAACCGACGAAACGAGTGAATTTGTATCACTTGAATACATTCAACTTCCGAGTAAAATAACACTTCACCCCAACTACCCCAACCCATTCAATGCATCTACTTCTATTTCCTACAGTCTTCCATTGTCGGGTGCGGTGGAACTGAAAGTTTTCGATTTGAATGGGCGGGAAGTACAATCGCTTTACCAAGGCTACCAACGACCCGGTACCTATCGTTTATCGTACAACGCCACCGGCTTACCCTCTGGCACTTACTTTTATCGCCTCCAAACCGGAGAACAATCGCAAACGCGAAAGATGATCCTCATGAAATAA